The following coding sequences are from one Capsicum annuum cultivar UCD-10X-F1 chromosome 3, UCD10Xv1.1, whole genome shotgun sequence window:
- the LOC107863645 gene encoding ribonuclease 3-like protein 2, protein MQSPESWVAVASPYESDDGIMTDMSKSIKCVEQILNYKFRNKKLLEEALTHSSCTYSPSYQRLEFVGDAALGLAVSNYVYLAYPELEPGQLSLLRSANISTEKLARVAVRHGLYNYVRHNTTSLDGKVKEFVITVEQEVQTEFHGGAVKAPKVLADIVESVAAAVYVDCGFDLKALWVIFRGLLEPIITLDLLSEQPQPVTMLYESCQKDGKQVDIRHWRKGEKDIASVCVDGEFIVSASSGNKKNAELHAAKAALNKLACKSTSQLDTEVEPNREFEGAKQKLNELCGKKKWPKPTYRVERQVGPAHDKRFICSVQVAVAVGVLRVMGEEKSRVKDAENSAASAMFWGLLHNSKLG, encoded by the exons atgcaGTCACCGGAATCTTGGGTAGCAGTGGCATCACCCTACGAATCTGATGATGGAATCATGACAGACATGTCTAAATCAATTAAGTGTGTTGAACAAATCTTGAATTACAAATTCAGAAACAAGAAACTTCTTGAAGAAGCCCTTACCCATTCTTCTTGCACCTATTCACCTTCTTACCAACGTCTTGAGTTTGTTGGTGATGCTGCTCTTGGCTTAGCGGTATCCAATTATGTCTATTTGGCTTACCCTGAACTTGAACCTGGTCAACTTTCTCTCCTACGCTCCGCTAATATTAGCACCGAAAAGCTTGCTAGAGTCGCCGTTCGCCACGGCCTCTATAATTATGTCCGACACAATACAACTTCCCTTGATGGCAAG GTGAAGGAATTCGTGATAACGGTAGAACAGGAGGTGCAAACGGAGTTCCATGGAGGAGCAGTGAAGGCACCGAAAGTTCTTGCTGACATTGTGGAGTCAGTCGCGGCCGCTGTATATGTGGATTGTGGCTTTGATCTGAAGGCTCTCTGGGTG ATATTTAGAGGCCTCCTCGAGCCTATTATCACGCTGGACTTGTTGTCAGAACAACCGCAGCCTGTAACCATGCTGTATGAGTCTTGCCAGAAGGAtggaaaacaagttgatataAGGCATTGGAGAAAAGGAGAGAAAGACATAGCTAGTGTTTGTGTTGATGGTGAATTTATTGTCTCCGCTTCTTCTGGGAACAAGAAAAATGCTGAACTTCACGCTGCAAAAGCTGCACTCAATAAGTTGGCCTGTAAATCTACAAGTCAGTTGGATACTGAAGTTGAACCAAACAGAGAGTTTGAAGGAGCAAAGCAGAAGCTGAATGAGCTATGTGGAAAAAAGAAATGGCCCAAACCAACTTACAG AGTAGAGAGGCAGGTAGGCCCTGCTCATGATAAGAGGTTTATATGTTCTGTGCAAGTTGCAGTTGCTGTTGGCGTGCTTAGAGTGATGGGAGAGGAGAAGTCACGAGTAAAAGATGCAGAGAATTCTGCTGCTTCAGCAATGTTTTGGGGTCTTCTGCACAATTCTAAGCTCGGTTAA